In a genomic window of Roseiflexus castenholzii DSM 13941:
- a CDS encoding VanW family protein, whose product MSADQVHFSSTAEAAERQGFPVTTHPRVQRPRRRGDGWLWLTLAALMLLVLALAGGAAYVYRSYEGRIYPNVSIQGIAVGDMTPDQAEAALRARYAAFLRQPLIITYGDRQWTPTLDDLGMTFDFRGAVDRAYNAGRGNGLIGDVQEIAAIWQHGLEIPLRVSYDEMRAQAYLAHLAREIERAPADAQVRLDGEQVATVGSVIGRQVLVDATLSQVSQQLQSLAPATIPIQTRELPPRLDDAAVAAARSRIETILQGPLSLRVGKHEYEWTVDELAQMIVIERVPSGEGDRVVVTLDRSAIEQRLRQIADETEKPGTRPRVAWNNGDLKITKPGKPGLRLDEARARDMVLAALTGRDRTLDLPMIPTDPPVTEANLHQLGIRELVSVGKSDFTGSAAYRVHNIGVGMQLLNGLLVAPGEEFSFNKNIGQINAANGFVEGAAIIQNRTQQEFGGGICQDSTTLFRAAFWAGLPITERWGHSFYISWYDKYALGPRGNGPGLDATIFTGGPDLKFVNDTGAWLLIQAWSDPKTGVAQIELYGTKPNRTVDLTHKVYDHTPAPTEPVFVADPKVPQGTIKHTDKARGGMTIDVYRLVIENGVPRPPELFRTRFRPWPNIYTLNPADIGPDSKPLIPFPSNEQPAQPAPPVEQPTEPPPPPGVEPQPEQNSGEQPPANG is encoded by the coding sequence GTGTCGGCTGACCAGGTCCATTTCTCGTCAACTGCCGAAGCGGCGGAGCGTCAGGGCTTTCCGGTTACAACGCATCCGCGCGTGCAGCGACCGCGCCGCCGTGGCGACGGATGGCTGTGGTTGACGCTTGCGGCGCTTATGCTTCTTGTGCTGGCGCTTGCCGGCGGTGCAGCATATGTCTACCGGTCGTATGAAGGGCGGATCTATCCAAATGTTTCGATCCAGGGCATTGCGGTTGGCGACATGACGCCGGATCAGGCTGAGGCGGCGCTGCGGGCGCGGTATGCCGCATTCCTTCGTCAACCTCTCATTATCACCTATGGCGACCGTCAGTGGACGCCAACCCTTGACGATCTGGGGATGACATTCGATTTTCGTGGCGCCGTCGATAGAGCGTACAATGCCGGGCGTGGCAATGGTCTGATCGGTGATGTGCAGGAAATCGCTGCGATCTGGCAGCACGGTCTTGAGATTCCGCTGCGCGTCTCATATGACGAAATGCGCGCCCAGGCGTATCTGGCGCACCTGGCGCGCGAGATTGAGCGCGCTCCTGCCGATGCTCAGGTGCGCCTTGATGGCGAGCAAGTCGCAACTGTCGGTTCGGTTATCGGACGTCAGGTGCTGGTGGATGCAACGCTGTCGCAGGTGTCACAGCAATTGCAGTCCCTGGCGCCGGCCACAATTCCGATCCAGACCCGTGAGTTGCCGCCTCGCCTCGATGATGCCGCAGTTGCGGCTGCACGATCGCGGATCGAGACGATACTTCAGGGTCCGTTGTCGCTGCGCGTTGGGAAACATGAGTACGAATGGACGGTCGATGAACTGGCGCAGATGATCGTCATCGAGCGCGTTCCTTCGGGTGAGGGCGACAGGGTTGTTGTAACGCTCGACCGAAGCGCGATTGAGCAGCGCCTTCGCCAAATTGCCGATGAAACGGAAAAACCCGGCACTCGCCCACGTGTGGCATGGAACAACGGTGATCTCAAGATCACCAAACCTGGCAAGCCAGGGCTTCGTCTCGATGAAGCGCGCGCCCGCGATATGGTGCTTGCTGCGCTGACCGGGCGCGACCGAACGCTTGATCTGCCGATGATCCCGACCGATCCGCCGGTGACGGAAGCGAATCTCCACCAACTGGGCATCCGTGAATTAGTGAGTGTTGGCAAGAGCGATTTCACCGGCTCAGCCGCCTATCGCGTGCATAACATCGGCGTTGGGATGCAATTGCTGAACGGGTTGCTGGTGGCGCCCGGCGAGGAATTTTCGTTCAATAAGAATATCGGGCAGATCAATGCTGCTAATGGGTTCGTTGAGGGCGCCGCGATCATTCAGAACCGGACGCAACAGGAGTTCGGCGGCGGTATTTGCCAGGACTCGACGACGCTGTTTCGCGCCGCTTTCTGGGCTGGATTGCCGATCACCGAGCGCTGGGGACATTCGTTCTATATCAGTTGGTACGATAAATATGCCCTCGGTCCGCGTGGCAATGGTCCTGGACTTGATGCGACGATCTTTACCGGCGGACCAGACTTGAAGTTTGTGAATGATACCGGTGCGTGGCTGCTCATTCAGGCATGGTCGGACCCAAAGACCGGTGTGGCGCAGATCGAGTTGTATGGCACAAAGCCCAATCGGACGGTCGATCTCACCCACAAAGTGTATGATCACACTCCCGCGCCCACGGAGCCGGTTTTTGTTGCGGACCCCAAAGTGCCGCAGGGGACGATCAAACATACCGATAAGGCGCGTGGTGGCATGACGATTGATGTGTACCGTCTGGTGATCGAGAATGGTGTGCCGCGCCCGCCTGAGTTGTTTCGCACTCGCTTCCGACCCTGGCCCAACATCTATACCTTGAACCCTGCTGACATTGGTCCAGACAGCAAGCCGCTCATTCCGTTTCCGTCCAACGAGCAACCGGCGCAACCTGCGCCGCCGGTCGAGCAACCTACTGAACCGCCGCCACCGCCAGGGGTTGAGCCGCAACCGGAGCAGAATTCCGGCGAACAACCACCGGCGAATGGATAG
- a CDS encoding DUF7226 domain-containing protein, whose amino-acid sequence MNTLATSDIPQADVLWHVARVPEAIIRGHTTHEAIGAYLGAKGQRQGLYYAQAARVLGLVGEPEADGTVPLTPYGRAFAQYDRSAQSTALRRLLREQEPTRSVLRAIRERGGIDYNGIAGVLRRLAPLAESTARRRAHTAAAWLIAAGLAAWRDGKLVAVSAPSERMGWAVVRRRMDSAAR is encoded by the coding sequence ATGAACACACTGGCAACGAGCGACATTCCCCAGGCAGATGTGTTGTGGCATGTGGCGCGAGTGCCGGAGGCGATCATACGCGGACACACGACGCACGAGGCGATCGGCGCCTACCTTGGCGCCAAGGGGCAGCGGCAGGGACTGTACTATGCCCAGGCAGCACGTGTGCTCGGCCTGGTTGGTGAGCCAGAGGCGGATGGGACGGTTCCGCTGACGCCTTATGGTCGAGCATTCGCCCAGTATGACCGTTCTGCACAGAGCACCGCATTGCGCCGTCTGTTGCGCGAACAGGAGCCGACCCGATCGGTTCTACGCGCCATTCGTGAACGCGGCGGCATCGATTACAACGGCATTGCCGGCGTGCTGCGCCGGCTGGCGCCGCTTGCAGAAAGCACAGCACGACGGCGGGCGCACACCGCTGCCGCCTGGCTGATCGCCGCCGGTCTCGCCGCCTGGCGCGACGGAAAACTCGTTGCGGTCAGCGCACCGTCTGAGCGCATGGGATGGGCAGTGGTGCGGCGCCGGATGGACAGCGCCGCACGGTAA